A genomic window from Microscilla marina ATCC 23134 includes:
- a CDS encoding TolB family protein yields the protein MNEKIVWKWVILVCFLLTCTTTFAQFRAPKILKHPKRIKVKNLYQLNSRYRETNVCISPDGKYLFFMTGRGGQPWSGRPSRLWKGKLEYSGDIWYSQKMGKKWLMPRALPATINTDNGEDEPNVSPNGQRVYFQSWYSGWERKGGPYYSARLYGNYWSRPKGLGGGINAFFQRRQELGQELATDGATMSADGKTFIVAVGPYSGNMNLYISRKGRRGRWSLLKRLSVSTMGNERSPTLAADGKTLYFASSGYGGYGGLDIFKTTINQDGSHSKVVNLGTPFNTYLDDYGFTLTASGNEAYFIREGDIYFADTKDANPELKPNIATLMVTGVVKNGKNDKKMGVIITFMHAQTGRVITRTTSNSVTGQYATMLPITDRNFIQTVRQKGFETFSKGFYPQINNGLNKVEADIVLQPKEKKIIAKKPPTPTKVTKKIIKKAEEAAAETGRAN from the coding sequence ATGAATGAGAAAATAGTCTGGAAATGGGTCATACTTGTTTGCTTCCTGCTTACCTGTACCACTACTTTTGCTCAATTTAGGGCACCCAAAATATTAAAACACCCCAAACGAATAAAAGTAAAAAACCTTTATCAACTTAACTCGCGTTACCGCGAAACCAACGTATGTATATCGCCCGATGGCAAGTACCTGTTTTTTATGACAGGGCGCGGAGGGCAGCCTTGGTCAGGCAGACCTTCGCGCCTCTGGAAAGGCAAACTAGAGTACTCTGGTGATATATGGTACTCGCAGAAAATGGGCAAAAAATGGCTGATGCCACGCGCTTTGCCTGCCACTATCAATACCGACAACGGTGAAGATGAACCCAATGTATCTCCCAATGGGCAAAGAGTTTATTTTCAGAGTTGGTACAGTGGCTGGGAGCGCAAGGGAGGCCCTTATTACTCGGCACGTTTGTATGGCAACTACTGGAGCCGTCCCAAAGGTTTGGGGGGAGGCATCAATGCTTTTTTTCAGCGTCGCCAGGAACTGGGGCAAGAGCTGGCCACCGATGGAGCCACTATGTCGGCAGATGGCAAAACTTTTATTGTGGCAGTAGGGCCGTATTCGGGCAATATGAACCTATACATTAGCCGCAAAGGCCGCCGGGGCAGGTGGTCTTTGCTCAAGCGATTGTCTGTAAGCACGATGGGCAACGAACGCTCCCCTACCCTTGCGGCAGATGGCAAAACCCTTTATTTTGCTTCCAGTGGGTACGGGGGGTATGGAGGACTCGACATATTCAAAACTACCATCAACCAAGATGGCAGCCATAGCAAAGTTGTAAACCTGGGTACTCCTTTTAATACCTACCTTGACGACTATGGCTTTACCCTGACCGCCTCAGGTAACGAAGCTTACTTTATCCGTGAAGGCGATATTTACTTTGCCGATACCAAAGACGCCAACCCTGAGCTTAAACCCAATATAGCAACGCTGATGGTAACTGGAGTAGTAAAAAACGGCAAAAACGACAAAAAAATGGGGGTCATCATTACGTTTATGCACGCCCAAACCGGCAGGGTCATTACGCGTACTACCAGCAACTCAGTGACTGGACAATACGCCACAATGCTTCCAATAACCGACCGCAACTTTATTCAAACGGTAAGACAAAAAGGGTTTGAAACTTTTTCCAAAGGTTTTTACCCTCAAATAAACAATGGACTCAACAAGGTAGAGGCCGATATTGTGCTGCAACCCAAGGAGAAAAAAATAATTGCCAAAAAACCACCTACACCTACCAAAGTCACCAAGAAAATAATAAAAAAAGCAGAAGAAGCGGCTGCCGAAACTGGCAGAGCCAATTAA
- a CDS encoding TolB-like translocation protein: MKLNYSKYITATLIFTFAWQVAQAQFQVPKILKHPGKIKIKALHMLNSKYRETNLSISPDGKALFFMSGRGQQSWSTPRYTRYRGKWEHDGDIWYSRRVNGNWRYPTCLPRTVNSRSGEDEPNISPDGQTVYFQSWYGAWERKGGPYYKARLKGTRWSFPQGLGEGINQFFKERALKQRYKRGPNNYATDGATMSADGRTFIVAVGVYNGKMDLYISRRGRYGRWSYLRRLSVSTRGNERSPFLAADGKTLFFASDGYGGYGGLEILKTTINPDGSHGKVVNLGAPFNTYLDDYGFIMPASGQDAYFVRQGDIYYADVKNANPQIKPSVTLMISGIVTNASTKRGMSATITIKDARTKRVITTARSNSYTGKYVIMLPTSSPNFTQEVKKRNFSSFSKSFNPTLQNGLNEVVSNVPLSPGSPGVVSSGKRLLITGVVTNEKTKRGMQATIVIRDTKTNKIIKQVQSNPLTGLYKIKLPVSSPNFVQEVTQKDFDSFNKSFSPVIKTGLNRVVSNVPLTPKEVVVAKQLMIAGIVTNASTQKGMSATVTIKDSNTGTVIAQTQSKINGQYKIKLPADKPSFVQVVTKNKFSKFDKSFSEVLKPGMNKVVSNVALRPVVIVVTKKIDQEAAAETGRK; this comes from the coding sequence ATGAAACTTAATTATTCAAAATATATTACTGCCACACTGATCTTTACATTTGCCTGGCAGGTAGCCCAGGCACAGTTTCAAGTGCCTAAAATTCTGAAACACCCTGGCAAAATCAAGATCAAGGCATTGCACATGCTCAACTCTAAATACCGTGAAACCAACTTGTCTATTTCGCCCGATGGCAAAGCCTTATTTTTTATGTCGGGACGGGGGCAACAAAGCTGGTCTACCCCACGCTACACCCGCTACCGGGGCAAGTGGGAACACGACGGTGATATATGGTACTCGCGCCGGGTAAACGGCAACTGGCGATACCCTACTTGCCTGCCACGCACGGTAAACTCCCGTTCGGGCGAAGACGAACCCAATATATCACCCGATGGGCAAACAGTATACTTTCAGAGTTGGTATGGCGCCTGGGAACGCAAAGGAGGCCCTTATTACAAAGCCAGGCTTAAAGGTACCCGCTGGTCTTTTCCGCAGGGTCTGGGCGAAGGTATCAATCAGTTTTTTAAAGAACGTGCCCTCAAACAAAGGTATAAACGGGGCCCTAACAACTACGCTACCGATGGGGCCACTATGTCGGCAGATGGCAGAACTTTTATTGTAGCAGTGGGGGTGTATAATGGCAAAATGGATTTGTATATCAGCCGCCGCGGACGCTATGGTCGTTGGTCTTATTTACGCCGCCTGTCGGTTAGCACCCGTGGCAATGAACGGTCACCTTTTTTGGCAGCTGATGGCAAGACCTTGTTTTTTGCTTCGGATGGTTATGGAGGTTATGGAGGTTTAGAAATTTTAAAAACAACCATTAACCCTGATGGCAGCCACGGTAAAGTAGTAAACCTGGGGGCGCCGTTCAATACTTACCTCGACGATTATGGTTTTATTATGCCTGCTTCGGGGCAAGATGCTTACTTTGTAAGGCAGGGAGATATTTATTATGCCGATGTAAAAAACGCCAATCCTCAAATCAAACCTTCGGTTACTTTAATGATTTCGGGCATAGTAACCAATGCTTCCACCAAAAGAGGAATGAGTGCCACCATTACTATCAAAGACGCCCGCACCAAACGGGTGATTACTACCGCACGCAGCAACTCTTATACTGGCAAGTATGTAATCATGCTGCCTACCAGTAGCCCCAACTTCACCCAGGAAGTAAAAAAACGAAACTTCAGCAGTTTTAGTAAAAGTTTTAACCCTACGCTCCAAAACGGACTCAACGAAGTAGTATCTAATGTACCCCTGAGTCCAGGTAGCCCCGGTGTAGTAAGCAGTGGCAAGCGTTTGCTCATTACGGGGGTAGTAACCAACGAAAAAACCAAGCGTGGAATGCAGGCTACTATTGTGATAAGAGATACCAAAACCAACAAAATAATCAAACAGGTGCAAAGCAATCCGCTGACTGGGTTATATAAGATAAAACTGCCCGTAAGTAGCCCCAATTTTGTTCAGGAAGTTACTCAAAAAGATTTTGATAGTTTCAACAAGAGTTTTAGCCCTGTCATTAAAACCGGACTCAACCGAGTTGTATCCAACGTGCCCCTTACCCCTAAAGAGGTGGTAGTAGCCAAGCAACTGATGATTGCAGGCATAGTGACCAATGCTTCTACCCAAAAGGGCATGAGCGCCACCGTGACCATCAAAGACTCCAACACCGGAACAGTGATTGCTCAGACCCAAAGTAAAATCAATGGGCAGTATAAGATAAAATTGCCTGCCGACAAACCTTCGTTTGTACAGGTGGTTACCAAAAACAAATTCAGCAAGTTTGACAAAAGCTTTAGCGAGGTGCTAAAGCCAGGCATGAACAAGGTAGTGTCAAATGTGGCACTGCGCCCCGTAGTAATCGTGGTAACAAAAAAAATAGATCAGGAGGCTGCCGCCGAAACCGGAAGGAAATAA
- a CDS encoding cupredoxin domain-containing protein, whose amino-acid sequence MKKLCQRLSVAFVLLTIINASSAYAFKVSFDKHTLASTALAADAPSLPYKTPAELRSETKNRQKLARKKARMKRFLNSRIGKWLVKRAIKKQERRQKRQAKRYERKKQRWLAKGKDVTKLKKHKRRGNVKTGLLLVIIGALFFFALGKLSPFDIIGIVLASLGLLLILLYLLT is encoded by the coding sequence ATGAAGAAATTATGCCAACGTCTGTCTGTTGCTTTTGTATTGCTTACAATCATCAATGCATCATCGGCATACGCATTTAAAGTTTCTTTTGATAAGCACACTTTGGCGAGCACAGCCTTAGCAGCTGATGCCCCATCGTTGCCTTATAAAACACCTGCCGAGTTGCGCAGTGAAACAAAAAATCGGCAAAAACTTGCCCGCAAAAAAGCCCGGATGAAACGCTTTTTGAATAGCCGTATAGGCAAATGGTTGGTTAAACGTGCCATCAAAAAACAAGAACGCAGGCAAAAAAGACAAGCCAAAAGATATGAAAGAAAAAAACAGCGCTGGCTTGCCAAAGGTAAGGACGTTACAAAACTGAAAAAACACAAGAGACGAGGCAATGTTAAAACGGGGCTTTTACTGGTAATTATTGGTGCATTGTTTTTCTTTGCTCTAGGCAAACTAAGTCCTTTCGACATCATAGGTATTGTGTTGGCGTCGTTGGGTCTGCTGCTTATTTTACTCTATTTACTTACTTAA
- a CDS encoding superoxide dismutase yields MMNIEQKLPELPYDKNALNPIISEETFDFHYGKHHAAYVNNLKGMVEGTVLEEAGVKEVIQKAHQDKNLGLFNNAAQHWNHSFFWHCLSPNGGGTPQGEIKKMIDRDFGSFDAFKSKFSETAVKLFGCGWAWLAQGEQGKLEIIPMKEAYTPLTENKTPILTLDVWEHAYYIDYRNARPKFVEGFWEIVNWDFANKNLQ; encoded by the coding sequence ATGATGAATATTGAACAAAAACTCCCTGAATTGCCTTATGACAAAAACGCGTTAAATCCGATTATTTCAGAAGAGACGTTTGACTTTCATTACGGAAAACACCATGCTGCTTATGTCAATAACCTGAAAGGAATGGTAGAAGGAACTGTTTTAGAGGAGGCTGGTGTCAAAGAAGTTATTCAGAAAGCACACCAAGACAAAAACTTAGGTTTATTTAATAATGCGGCTCAACATTGGAACCATAGTTTTTTTTGGCATTGCTTGTCGCCCAATGGAGGAGGAACTCCACAAGGAGAGATCAAAAAAATGATTGACCGCGATTTTGGTTCATTTGATGCTTTTAAAAGTAAGTTTTCCGAAACTGCAGTGAAGTTATTTGGTTGTGGATGGGCTTGGTTGGCTCAAGGTGAACAGGGCAAACTGGAAATTATTCCGATGAAAGAGGCTTATACTCCACTTACCGAAAATAAAACCCCTATTCTTACACTTGATGTTTGGGAACATGCGTATTATATCGATTACCGAAACGCCCGACCAAAATTTGTAGAGGGTTTTTGGGAAATTGTGAACTGGGATTTTGCCAATAAAAACCTTCAGTAG